The following coding sequences lie in one Sphaerochaeta sp. genomic window:
- a CDS encoding WYL domain-containing protein — MRRRSAVSARFPGRSSPRGGSGVMISGDHVPKLTRPEDASHLAVLLGAIKEQKSCTVTYVSPGQGKEKRYQIFPLCCFFTTDGTYVYDVTVPEEHLVIHAIERFRDIVVDGKTKRPVLQYDPASLLADPFGIALEDAYLDVEVVLDSRQGWFEAQRAWPKEFVTLQKQPDGTWKFSIHTRGRYGHLSWLRAQTGTILSISDRGLAEEYTRSLDTQLTLLGTS; from the coding sequence TTGCGGAGAAGATCCGCAGTTTCGGCGCGTTTTCCGGGACGTTCCTCGCCACGGGGGGGAAGCGGCGTGATGATCAGCGGGGACCATGTTCCCAAACTTACCCGTCCGGAGGACGCCTCCCATCTTGCCGTGTTGCTTGGGGCCATCAAGGAACAGAAGAGCTGTACCGTCACCTACGTCTCTCCTGGACAGGGCAAGGAAAAGCGGTATCAGATCTTCCCGTTGTGCTGTTTCTTCACCACGGACGGAACGTACGTCTATGACGTGACGGTGCCGGAAGAGCACCTGGTGATCCACGCCATCGAACGGTTTCGGGACATCGTGGTGGACGGGAAGACAAAGCGACCGGTCCTCCAGTATGATCCCGCATCCCTCCTTGCCGATCCTTTCGGCATCGCCTTGGAGGACGCGTATCTGGATGTGGAGGTGGTGCTGGATTCCCGTCAAGGGTGGTTTGAGGCGCAGCGCGCCTGGCCAAAGGAGTTCGTCACGCTCCAGAAGCAACCGGATGGAACGTGGAAATTCTCCATCCACACCCGTGGCAGGTATGGACATCTCTCTTGGCTCCGGGCACAGACGGGAACCATCCTGTCCATCAGTGATAGGGGCCTTGCGGAGGAATACACCCGTTCGCTGGATACGCAACTCACCCTGCTGGGCACGTCCTGA
- a CDS encoding MFS transporter, with product MRSVRAYRYRWLILLALILLVFAVEIQWMALSPIGRVANRFYDASWQRGRYSIVDLMSIIYMGGFIVFAIPASLLIHKAGITISLRISSILVVLGSAMKVLEVQSPTFLLVSQAVLSMAQAIILSMATVTVARWFPIRERGMAVGLVSACQYIAIAFNVVFSPYLMRDGSFPRLVAIYSMISSGFAVVGALLIRENPPTPSSLVEPADESYLKAFLTIGRIGTVRGMITVFAISWGVIMAMLVKIDFIAAELNLGSTARFGLVMILSGAVGAFILPAVSDAVRKRKVLFAGCLGLSLPGMLLLYFSRNAAMSYAGAVIFGFFAFSAIPIGLQYAAEMGYPNSEEIVQSHMVFFSQGVGALILVFTMSETILEFRHMISFFLALMLGCFLGSTFFDESKVIITEDERLDKEINREIVQNE from the coding sequence ATGAGAAGCGTCCGCGCGTATCGGTATCGATGGCTGATCCTTCTTGCCTTGATTCTGCTGGTGTTTGCCGTGGAGATCCAATGGATGGCGCTTTCGCCCATCGGAAGAGTCGCCAACCGGTTCTATGACGCCTCCTGGCAACGGGGCAGGTACTCCATCGTCGACCTGATGTCCATCATCTACATGGGTGGGTTCATCGTCTTCGCCATTCCCGCTTCCCTATTGATCCACAAGGCAGGCATCACCATATCGCTTCGCATCAGCTCGATTCTCGTTGTGCTGGGAAGCGCGATGAAGGTGCTGGAAGTCCAGTCCCCCACGTTCCTTTTGGTCAGCCAGGCGGTGTTGTCCATGGCCCAGGCCATCATCCTCAGCATGGCGACGGTCACCGTCGCCCGATGGTTCCCCATCCGGGAGCGGGGGATGGCCGTCGGTCTGGTCTCCGCCTGCCAGTACATCGCCATCGCGTTCAACGTCGTCTTCTCCCCGTATCTGATGCGGGATGGTTCGTTCCCCCGCCTGGTCGCCATCTACAGCATGATCTCCTCAGGGTTCGCCGTTGTCGGCGCGTTGTTGATCCGGGAAAACCCGCCCACGCCTTCGTCGTTGGTCGAGCCTGCCGATGAGTCGTATCTCAAGGCGTTCCTCACCATCGGGAGAATCGGTACGGTACGTGGGATGATCACCGTATTCGCCATCTCCTGGGGCGTGATCATGGCGATGCTGGTGAAGATCGATTTCATCGCCGCCGAACTGAATCTGGGTTCTACGGCGCGCTTTGGGTTGGTGATGATCCTCTCTGGCGCCGTCGGAGCGTTCATCCTGCCTGCCGTATCCGACGCGGTACGCAAACGGAAAGTGCTGTTCGCCGGCTGTCTGGGATTGAGCCTGCCCGGCATGTTGCTGCTCTATTTCTCCCGGAATGCCGCCATGTCCTACGCCGGTGCGGTGATCTTCGGGTTCTTCGCCTTCAGCGCCATCCCCATTGGCCTGCAGTACGCGGCTGAGATGGGATATCCCAATTCGGAGGAGATCGTGCAGAGCCACATGGTGTTCTTCTCCCAGGGTGTGGGAGCGTTGATCCTGGTGTTCACCATGAGCGAGACGATCCTGGAGTTCCGCCACATGATCTCGTTCTTCCTGGCGTTGATGCTTGGCTGTTTCCTTGGCTCGACGTTCTTCGACGAGAGCAAGGTGATCATCACGGAGGATGAGCGGCTGGACAAGGAGATCAACCGGGAGATCGTGCAGAACGAATAA
- a CDS encoding GNAT family N-acetyltransferase produces the protein MTIRPFTGADVPAMTAIWNDVVKADNAFPQTDPMGPREANAFFHSQSLTAVAEDQGEIVGLYILHPNGIGHLGKNANASYAVRADKRGTHIGEALVTDSLLQAKALGFHNLQFNAVLASNAPALHLYAKLGFRSIGILKDGYLHDDGTWEDLRLFSHPL, from the coding sequence ATGACCATACGGCCGTTCACCGGCGCCGATGTCCCTGCGATGACCGCCATCTGGAACGATGTGGTCAAGGCGGACAACGCCTTCCCCCAGACCGATCCGATGGGCCCAAGGGAAGCGAACGCGTTCTTCCACAGCCAAAGCCTCACCGCCGTGGCGGAGGACCAGGGCGAGATCGTCGGCCTGTACATCCTCCACCCCAACGGCATCGGACACTTGGGCAAAAACGCCAACGCAAGTTACGCCGTCCGGGCGGACAAACGGGGAACGCACATCGGGGAGGCGCTGGTCACCGATTCGCTCCTCCAGGCGAAAGCGCTGGGCTTTCATAATCTGCAGTTCAATGCCGTGCTGGCGTCCAATGCGCCGGCACTGCACCTGTACGCAAAACTGGGCTTCCGCAGCATCGGCATCCTGAAGGACGGATACCTGCACGATGACGGCACCTGGGAAGATCTCAGGCTGTTCTCCCATCCCCTGTAG
- a CDS encoding rubredoxin: MKKYECSMCGYVYDPAMGDPDNGIKPGTAFEDLPDDWICPLCGASKSDFVVRAD; encoded by the coding sequence ATGAAGAAGTACGAATGCAGCATGTGCGGTTACGTGTATGATCCCGCGATGGGCGATCCGGATAACGGCATCAAACCGGGAACGGCCTTTGAGGATCTCCCCGATGATTGGATCTGCCCCCTGTGTGGAGCTTCCAAGTCGGATTTCGTCGTCAGAGCCGACTGA
- a CDS encoding C-GCAxxG-C-C family protein, protein MRQPTIAEQVHDAYYVHDWNCARTALWVLSNLYGVELQPQLWEAAVGMHGAGGHRDQCGLVEGSLLFLGVYFTEKGWSEEAVVSVCNQFAEAFTQTFGSLRCRELRPGGFTDNDPPHLCEELSVKAITFTSEFIQHQTP, encoded by the coding sequence ATGCGACAACCTACTATTGCGGAACAAGTGCATGATGCCTATTACGTCCACGATTGGAATTGCGCCCGCACCGCGCTGTGGGTGCTGTCCAATCTGTACGGCGTGGAGCTTCAGCCGCAACTGTGGGAAGCCGCGGTGGGGATGCATGGCGCCGGTGGACACCGCGACCAGTGTGGTCTGGTGGAAGGTTCCCTGCTGTTCCTCGGGGTCTATTTCACCGAGAAAGGCTGGTCGGAGGAGGCGGTCGTTTCCGTTTGCAACCAGTTTGCCGAGGCGTTCACCCAGACGTTCGGCTCGCTTCGGTGCAGGGAACTTCGTCCCGGTGGGTTTACTGACAACGATCCCCCGCATCTGTGCGAGGAACTCTCCGTCAAAGCCATCACGTTCACCTCGGAATTCATTCAGCACCAAACCCCTTGA
- a CDS encoding alpha/beta hydrolase, translated as MTKYVLSSAMRRLVYHINKESSFDPATLTQDRIDEMNSSSSISRGYLRILGKYPSNIENETFIIPVQDGVVTGYYFRKRGVRDMSDATPLILFFHGGGWVFGNMALYNNFCARLSDTLHAPVLSVDYRLAPKYKFPTAVEDCYSTLLWAASGCRYWKIDPDRIYLFGDCAGGNLAAVVSRLARDRKGPSLAGQILLCPITDGRMRTESYEQYKDSPTLTDRQMAFYISKYAREPKDTLNPNFSPLLGLDQSRLPETLIISAEYDPLKDDGKLYAGALKAADTPVNYLEVSGAVHGFIRYPQASGTDEAMCAISQFVSGRPVGQVTLQSFKTYEQNLKREKKEIKRKNKGYISIESQ; from the coding sequence ATGACGAAGTATGTGCTGTCCTCGGCAATGAGGAGGCTTGTCTACCACATCAACAAGGAATCCTCGTTCGATCCCGCGACGCTCACCCAGGATCGTATTGATGAGATGAACTCCAGTTCATCCATCAGCAGGGGATACCTGAGGATTCTGGGCAAGTACCCCAGCAACATCGAGAACGAGACGTTCATCATCCCCGTCCAGGACGGCGTGGTGACCGGATACTACTTCCGAAAGCGTGGGGTCCGCGACATGAGCGACGCCACCCCGTTGATCCTGTTCTTCCATGGCGGCGGCTGGGTGTTCGGCAACATGGCCCTGTACAACAACTTCTGCGCGCGGCTTTCCGACACGCTTCACGCCCCCGTACTCTCCGTCGATTACCGTCTCGCCCCCAAATACAAGTTCCCCACCGCAGTGGAGGATTGCTATTCCACCCTGCTGTGGGCCGCATCAGGATGCCGGTACTGGAAGATCGACCCTGACCGGATCTACCTGTTCGGAGACTGCGCTGGCGGCAACCTGGCAGCCGTGGTCTCCCGACTGGCACGGGACCGCAAAGGGCCGTCCCTTGCCGGTCAGATCCTCCTGTGCCCCATCACCGACGGACGGATGCGGACGGAAAGCTACGAGCAGTACAAGGATTCCCCAACGCTGACCGACCGGCAGATGGCTTTCTACATCTCCAAGTACGCCAGGGAACCGAAAGACACACTGAATCCCAACTTCTCCCCCCTCTTGGGGCTTGACCAGTCACGCCTTCCGGAGACGTTGATCATCTCCGCCGAGTACGATCCCTTGAAGGATGACGGCAAGCTGTACGCCGGTGCCTTGAAAGCGGCGGACACCCCGGTGAACTACCTGGAGGTCTCCGGAGCCGTTCATGGTTTCATCCGCTACCCCCAGGCTTCCGGGACGGACGAAGCGATGTGCGCCATCTCCCAGTTCGTTTCCGGCAGACCGGTCGGACAGGTGACGCTGCAGAGCTTCAAGACCTACGAGCAGAATCTCAAGCGGGAGAAGAAGGAGATCAAGCGGAAGAACAAAGGCTACATCTCCATCGAGTCTCAATAG
- a CDS encoding WYL domain-containing transcriptional regulator, translating to MKGERVAQLELLLHSHPEGLRRAEIARRLGVHRSTISRYVDALKGHVDIYEENNLIKIKESESDSSNLDLSVYESLAFNMSAEALAQNSEFQNPHLASGLRKIAMNMRAYAPKVSDNIILLAEQIDKQIQQKKGNGQFNSVLEVLIDSWVSGRIVKITQKDGTETELAPYFIGFREDENNKRNPISVTGRLRHTQEIVTIDITTIAGATILDETYTIPDNLKPFKIPTKQTDYSSADTISLKLKINESSALNVFRDLDHSPEQIEKHDGYQIVSFSVENSFMLTLKIIQCGPSVEILEPQSYRKKFCCLLKDILAVYEPKS from the coding sequence ATGAAAGGGGAACGTGTCGCGCAGTTGGAATTGCTTCTGCACAGCCACCCGGAAGGGTTGCGTCGTGCGGAGATCGCCCGAAGACTCGGAGTACACCGCTCGACCATCAGCAGGTATGTGGACGCGCTGAAAGGTCATGTGGACATCTACGAAGAGAACAACTTGATCAAGATCAAGGAAAGCGAGAGCGATTCCTCCAACCTGGATCTCTCCGTCTATGAGAGCCTGGCGTTCAACATGAGCGCCGAAGCGCTGGCGCAGAACAGCGAGTTCCAGAACCCCCACCTGGCCTCAGGACTGAGGAAGATCGCCATGAACATGCGCGCCTACGCCCCGAAGGTCAGTGACAACATCATTCTGCTTGCCGAACAGATCGACAAACAGATCCAACAGAAAAAAGGAAACGGACAGTTCAACTCCGTCCTCGAGGTGTTGATCGACAGCTGGGTGTCCGGTCGTATCGTGAAGATCACGCAGAAGGACGGCACCGAGACGGAGCTGGCCCCGTACTTCATCGGCTTTCGGGAAGATGAGAACAACAAACGCAACCCGATCTCCGTCACCGGACGCCTGCGCCACACCCAGGAGATCGTGACCATCGACATCACCACCATCGCCGGCGCGACGATTCTGGATGAGACGTACACCATTCCGGACAACCTCAAGCCGTTCAAGATCCCCACCAAGCAGACGGACTACTCCAGCGCCGACACCATCTCGCTGAAGCTGAAGATCAACGAATCCAGCGCGCTGAACGTGTTCCGGGACCTGGACCACAGCCCGGAGCAGATCGAAAAACATGATGGTTACCAGATCGTCTCGTTCTCTGTGGAGAATTCCTTCATGCTGACGCTGAAGATCATCCAGTGCGGTCCCAGCGTGGAAATCCTGGAGCCTCAGAGCTATCGGAAGAAATTCTGTTGCCTTCTCAAGGACATTCTTGCCGTCTACGAGCCAAAATCGTGA
- a CDS encoding nitroreductase family protein yields the protein MTEDIRQTLLQRRSVRAYLDKPISPEDKASIFQAILRAPTAGNMALYSVIDVQDQETKQKLSAICDHQEMIAHAPLCLVFVADYQKWVDYFHAESSPQKSGKQWRDPGYGDLHLAIQDSIIACQSGVVMAESLGIGSCYIGDVMENGEELQKLLDLPRFTMPSCMVIMGYKHPAPNAKLKARCPEEDMFMTDRYRRRDKEGLEHAYAQQEDQDRAANRLPFGNTGTIADYYYGRKYISPFMEEMNRSVAWWFDRWKEALS from the coding sequence ATGACAGAAGATATCAGACAAACATTGCTCCAACGCAGAAGTGTCCGGGCATACCTGGACAAACCGATCTCACCGGAGGACAAAGCCTCCATTTTCCAGGCGATTCTCCGCGCCCCCACGGCGGGAAACATGGCCTTGTACTCCGTCATTGATGTGCAGGATCAGGAAACCAAACAGAAACTTTCCGCCATCTGCGACCATCAGGAGATGATCGCACACGCGCCGCTTTGCCTGGTGTTCGTCGCCGATTACCAGAAGTGGGTGGACTACTTCCATGCCGAATCCAGCCCGCAGAAGAGCGGCAAACAGTGGAGGGATCCCGGCTATGGGGATCTGCATCTGGCCATCCAGGACTCCATCATTGCCTGCCAGAGCGGCGTGGTGATGGCAGAGAGCCTGGGCATCGGCTCCTGTTACATCGGGGATGTGATGGAAAACGGCGAGGAACTACAGAAGCTGCTGGACCTTCCCCGTTTCACCATGCCCTCCTGCATGGTCATCATGGGCTACAAGCATCCCGCGCCCAACGCCAAGCTCAAGGCCCGTTGCCCGGAGGAAGACATGTTCATGACGGACCGCTACCGGAGACGGGACAAAGAGGGGTTGGAACACGCCTACGCCCAGCAGGAAGATCAGGACCGTGCCGCAAACCGGCTCCCCTTCGGGAACACCGGAACCATCGCCGACTACTACTACGGCAGGAAGTACATCTCCCCCTTCATGGAAGAGATGAACCGTTCCGTCGCCTGGTGGTTCGACCGCTGGAAAGAAGCGCTCTCATGA
- a CDS encoding SlyX family protein, translating to MDDKRLEQIETKLAYMERAVAELNEVVADQAKELGVLQNQVDKLKGRFDALMEEETEDIPSRRPPHY from the coding sequence ATGGACGACAAACGTTTGGAACAGATCGAAACGAAGCTCGCCTATATGGAGCGTGCCGTGGCGGAGCTCAACGAGGTGGTGGCGGACCAGGCCAAAGAACTGGGGGTCCTGCAGAACCAAGTGGACAAGCTGAAAGGCCGGTTTGACGCCCTGATGGAAGAGGAGACGGAAGACATCCCGTCCCGACGGCCTCCCCACTATTGA